TAAGTCTTCCCTTGAAAAGCACGGGTCAGCAATTCAAAGTGAGTTCTGCACTGATGCGGAGTGTGATGATAAGAATCAGGCTGCTTTAGACAGTAATTCATTGTCTCACGACAATATGCATCTGCTTAAAAAATTATCCATCAAGTTCCCTGGTGACATACAATGTCCTTCATCCCGGTCTTCTGAAGATATACTAGCTGGAGAAGGCAATAACCACTTGGACTCTTCTAGTACGGATTTCAGAAAAAGTGCAGACACAGAGTGGGAGACGTGTGATAATTCTAATGAAAAGACTGCCACTACTTCTTTGACACCACCGCTCTCTATAGACAAGTTAAGAGATGATCAATGTAATGGAGAAATTCATGAGGAGAAGGTCAATTTTAGCAATGCTGGAACTAATAGTATTTTGAACTGTAAAAGCGAGGAAAATATTGCCATGGAGACTGGGGAAAAGGCTGGTATTGGTGTCGAAGAGGGCAAACTAACACATGATATTACTGAGTCCAAGCGGTTGTGTGAAGGTAAAGGTAAAAAGGATTTAAATGATGGATTGAACGCATTAACTAATGCACAGCAGAAAGTGAGTACACATATCAAGCATGAATTTTCAGAAAGAGATGATGATTCCAAGTTAACCCAAAGTGCAAATGGGCAGAACTCGGTGTTAGAAGGCGGCGATGAAGTCAAATCAGGCAAACCTGATAGAGATGATGCTAAGAGTTGCACGAATGAGCTTAAAATACCAAACTTTGATGTGGAAGTCAGCAAGAATGCTGATATAGAAAATCATAGCATCTCTGGGTTTTGTTCCACATCTAACGATATAAAGAGTGACAAAGATGTCAATGTGGACAAGTCAAAGATCACCGAGCATATGTCACTTTCTGAAAATGGATTTAGTAGTTCTGTGAACTGTGAAGCACAACAAAAGGCCGAGTTAAAGGGATCGAAGTTTTCCAGCATGCAGTTAGATGCAGCAGAGAAGTGTACTTCCAATGCTGTTGAGGCTTCCACTTCTGCTGTAGGAGAAGCAGATCCTAATGTCAAAGTAAAGTTCGACTTAAATGAAGGTTTTAGTTCCGATGATGGGAAATACGGGGAGTCTGTCAATTCAGTATTCTCGCTTTCAGCAGCTGTTCACATGATGAAATCGATACCATTTTCTGCAAGTTCTGTTCCAAGTGGCCATCCTGCTTCCATCACTGTGGCTGCGGCCGCTAAAGGTCCCTTTGTTCATCCGGAGGACTTAATGAAAATCAAGGGAGAACTTGGATGGAAGGGATCTGCTGCAACTAGTGCATTTCGGCCTGCTGAACccagaaaatcttttgagacgCAAGTTGGTTCGACAAATGTACCTTACACTGATATTTCTACCAATAAACATGGTCGAATTCTCTTGGATTTTGATCTAAATGTGCCTGATGAGAGGGTTCTTGAGGAACTGGCTTCTCGAGATTGTGCTTTGGCTGTTAATTTAACAACCGATCTTGCAAGCAAGCATGGTACCTTGCTGAATGAAGGCCCAGGTTCTTTGCTTTTACGTGGTTCTGGAGGTTTAGATCTTGACTTGAATAGGGCTGATGAGGCTAATGATAATGCGCACTGCTCTATCAGCAGCTATCATAGAGGGGAGAATTCCATTGCTCATATTAAACAATTTGTTGGTTTACCTACAGGTGATATTCAGAGAGATTTTGATCTCAACGATGGGCCTGTGGTTGATAATACTAGCGCCGATCAGTTTTCAAGCAGTAAGAAAGTCAAGGGTGGCTTACCATCTCAGTTGCCTTCTGCAGGATGTAGAATAAACAGTCCCGGGCTGGGGAGTTTCTCTTCTTGGTTCCCTCCTGGGAATACATACTCAACAGTAGCCATACCATCAGCATTACCCGATCGAGTTGACCAGCCTTTTCCAGTTTTTCCACCTGGTGCATCCCAAAGAACTTTTGGCCCTATTGGTCTTGCCCCTTTTACTCCTGAGCTCTACCGAGGATCAGTATTATCATCATCTCCTGCAGTGCCTTTCTCATCTAGCCATTTCCAATTTCCAGTCTTTCCTTTTGGGACTACCTTTCCGCTTCCGTCAGCCAATTTTTCTGTTGGTGCAAACTCTTCTGCAGATTCCTCATCTGGTGCAAGATTGTTTGCACCTCCTGTAAACCCGCAGTTTCTGGGACCAGTTGGTTCAATGACATCGCATTTTCAGAGACCATATTTGGTCAACCTTCCAGATAATGGAAGTAACGGTGTGTTGGAGAATGACAGAAAGTGGGGCAAACCAGGTTTGGATCTCAATGCCGGCCCAGGAATCGTGGAAAGTGAAGTTAGGGAGGAGTCATCAGCACAACATTCTGTTGCCATTTCACAAGCTGTGGCAGACGAGCAAGCCCGGATGCTTTCGGTGTCAAGTGGAATTTCGAAAAGGAAGGATCCCGAGGGAGGTTGGGACAATGAGAGTGTCAGATACAAGCAATTTTCATGGCAGTAGGAAATTTGGTGCATACCAGTCTCTATAACTCTTGTAAGTAAAATAGCCGTCGTTGGGAGAAACTCCTAATTTTGTATGGTGCTAATCTATATCTGTATGTTTTAGTAACAGATCGTCCTcttttttacaaaaaagaaGCTCTTCTGCATTTTCTCATCTGCATACTGTGCATTTTCTTGCTTCGCATCATTATCTTTTTTCTAAATGAAATTACTTCCATTAAATAAGGTAAAAAGATAGTGCATGTACAAATACACCTGGCATCCCCACACTTACAGATGATGTTATACACTTGTACTTTTCTAGTTTCTCCATACAAGTTTGTCATAATACGCTGAGATTGAAGTTTCTAGGCAAGTTTTTATTTAGCGTGGAAAATAAGAGAAGTGAATTTGGAAACAGAAAATTTTCATTCTACCAATAATCATTCTCAAGATTAGTTGACGTTGATGACTCATGTTGTGACTTCCTTTTGTTTCCCACGGGGATGACAGAAATTTTTaagtcaaaaaatattttgggatgAGTATGTAAGGCCGAGTTTGAGAGGAGTTCAGGATATCCTTTTGGGTAAATGTTTCTCTTAATGAGTGTATATAAAGCTGCCAGGGAATCATTATTTTTGTGTTCAGATTTCAGAGCCTTGGTTTTCAAGTAATGCTTGTAAAATTCATTACATATTTATAATTGTATGCAATTGCATTTTGTTTATGAAGGAGCAGGTGGTGTCTTTTCTTTGCTAACAAGACTTGTTATTTTACTCTCTCTAGTGTTTGAAGCCCATTTATGAACCACCATGCTGCCGGTTGGCTCTTTGGAAACTATGCGCAGTTTGGTTTGTGTGGAAGGTCGACAAGCTTCCCCTTTCAGACTAGTGAATCTGAGGCAACTAGTTCTTAAAAATTGGCACCCAAGTGAAAACCTTCAACAATCGAGCTCTTCCTTTTTAACCTTTCACGTATGAATCTTTCCCAATACATATTTATGAGCAGGTTTTAACCTTGTTTTGTAGTGGTATTACAACATGGTTGTTAATCTTGCCTCAGTACTTGCTGCATAACATGTCATATACAGTACGtgttatttgaaatttcatttcGAGGATCttataatgtatatatattcagTTTTTATGAGATGGACATATAAATGGTGACGAGTCATACAAATATCTTTCATGGATCCTGTGGGATTTGCCATTGGTTTTGCTTGGTTCCATGTTGCATGTTGATGTGATGAATGTGAAAAATGTACAGTTTCTTTCTTATCTAAGCGCATAGACATATGTTAATAATGTAACTCAAATTTCTGTTTTGTTCTGTTTCGTAAGGTTAAGGTTTTGGAGGATGGGTTTGGAAAATATTGGCcgaatataatatttgtttagTTTTGTAATGAGAAATAATATCATCTGAATTGTGATATAAGAtgaatgatatataatatatgaataataATCAATGTGCAAGATGATAAATGATGTATAATTTATGAATAATAATCAATATATAActaatttaatgatttattactCAAATTCTACAACAAGTCGAACGTTGGATGACACAAAAATATGTAATAATCTAATACTTCATCGATCGTGTCAAATGATTAGAAGTTTAAAATCCAAATTTCAAAGTAATTTTGTGATCGACatgaataaatattatggttgatttattttatgtttggaGAAAGAATGGACGAAGGGTCGTCTTGTGACCAAAAAGTGGTATACGACCAGAGTTTCTGAAATTTCATCAGAACTtagaaattttaatataaaatttcaagagTTTGAAAgcattgatatttgatttaaacTCAAGTTTGAAAACATTTTTTTGAGATTCATTAAGAGAAACTAaccattaataatattttatatgtttgaaaCTTTAAACTCAAAAAATTTAGATTAATAATACAATGCATCAAACACATAGTAATGTGATTTGAATATATCTTATTTTAAGTGAAATCGATACTACATTATTGaagtatttaaaatgaaaaaaaatcatttttcttagaTTCATACTTAACAAGAcaagaaattatatattttcctagatattttaaatttaataaattacatCGACTGATTATAAAGTGGGAACTAAGCTTATGTTATATTTCCAATtatctatttttaaattcttataaaaataatgaaaatgtgATTGCTTGTAATAGTCTATGGTTATTGagttaaaatatgaaatactgccatgaatttaaaatatgtaGAGATAAAAAAATTGACATATATAGAATAATTTAGAAATAAGAAATGTTGGGTTTCACAAAAAAAGTCCAAAATATGGGCCCAAAATGATATTTCCAATTCTTTTAATTAGATTTTCGCCATTCTGCATTCAATTCCATCATGTGCCAGGAAACCAAATTAAAAAGGAAGCGCGGCCGCGGCGCCGAATCCCGGCCGCCTGTCGCCGACGCACTTGATAACGAAAATGATTCCTCTCCCTCCGTCGCCGCTGTCTCCTCCGAAAATGACGTTGTATTTTCAGTCAGCAATGTGGAGCTCATCAACCCTAGTTCTCCCAAAGCCTCCCAACACCACCTCCGACGCCGAGGCCGCCCAAGAAAAATCCCGAAGCCCGAACCTCCTGCTACTTCAAAAACCCTGGCAATACCCACTCCACCTATCCCCAATGGATCATTGTCAGCTGCGCTGATTAACGCGGATAGTGTAGCTAGGGTTGTTCCCGCCATGGGCTCCGTGGTTAAGGTCTTTTGCGTTCATACGGAACCGAATTTCTCTTTGCCATGGCAGAGGAAAAGGCAGTACAGCTCGAGTAGTAGTGGGTTTGTTATTGAAGGGCGGAGAGTTTTAACCAATGCCCATTCCGTGGAGCATTATACACAGGTTAAGTTGAAGAAGAGAGGCTCAGATACCAAGTATGTGGCTACCGTGCTTGCCATAGGGACGGAATGTGACATTGGTGAGACTTGCTATTTGTTATGTTGATTGATGAGTGATGTATCATATTTTCCTAGGGGGAATTGATTTTAAGTTGATTAATCTACTTTTAAGCTGACTATTACACATAAAATTTGATCGTTAGATTTTTTTCGTTTTGCTGATTGTTATTGTTTCCTCAACCTATCTGGTTCCAGCCTGATTTTATTGTAATTGAACTTGTCGATGTTGTGAATTACCTGTGACCTTGTGAAAGAAATCCAGCTGGAGCCTTTTTGAGTTTAGTTCACTCTGTTGTCTCATTTACCTTTGGGTAATCGAGAGTGAAAACAAACTAGTTGTGTTTGTAGTAATTTAGTTTATGGAGAAGtgccaaaatattatttatttcttcTGACTCTGTAAATCCAAGGTAAATATGTCTTGTGTTTTGGTGTTCTCGGCATTGTATAATTTCTTTGTAATTGAGTGCAAACTTTATGATGTGTTACTTGTAAAATATCCAAAAACGCGTGTGACAAAATTTGAAAGAAGTTGATGTTATGGCATCCACATTGGTGTTCA
This sequence is a window from Primulina huaijiensis isolate GDHJ02 chromosome 13, ASM1229523v2, whole genome shotgun sequence. Protein-coding genes within it:
- the LOC140991530 gene encoding uncharacterized protein isoform X2 yields the protein MVEDDRRISVGDCALFKPSQDSPPFIGLIRCLALSEENNLHLGVNWLYRPAELKLGKGSLLDAAPNEIFYSFHKDEIPAASLLHPCKVAFLPRGIELPTGTSSFVCRRVYDIANKCLWWLTDQDYINERQEEIDQLLYKTRTEMHGTLQPGDRSPKQINSPSSTAQLKPGCDSGQNSGASIPSQVKGKKRERGDHVTDPVKRERSLRLDDSESVQCKYGTNLKSEIARITEKGGVTHLDGVEKLIQLMQSSRMDRNKDLLGRSMLAGVVAATDKADCLDGFIQLRGLPVLDEWLQDIHRGKIGDGYNLKDGDKFVEEFLLVLLRALDKLPVNLLALQMCNIGKSVNHLRSHKNLEIQKKARSLVDTWKKRVEAEMNSIDTKSGSAQTISVWPSKSRLPEASQSGSRTPSGSDVAMKSSVTQSSISKTTSARSSHGESNVKSATSSPEPLKSSSSPASGKESQPRVSVGGTPDVPVIREDRSSSSNQSNNCSQSFSGKEDGKSSAAGLTTVSKISGGTAHNRKISGFSVASVSGSQKEISFSRVSSAHKSLVSEKSQSASTCERVLESPIAEGSIHKLIVKIPNRVRSPPHGVNGESLEDPTFLGSRASSTVLLDKDEQFDRTSKDKNDAYRSNVASDMNQESWQHSKFKGLVTGSGEVAGSPSALPDEEQSMSTKDSPTNHLKSSKLHESSFSPMNALIESCVKYSAGNSSLSHEDEVGMNLLASVATREMSISDLVSPTDSTEMSTPAVEENGVVDEAKSKSSLEKHGSAIQSEFCTDAECDDKNQAALDSNSLSHDNMHLLKKLSIKFPGDIQCPSSRSSEDILAGEGNNHLDSSSTDFRKSADTEWETCDNSNEKTATTSLTPPLSIDKLRDDQCNGEIHEEKVNFSNAGTNSILNCKSEENIAMETGEKAGIGVEEGKLTHDITESKRLCEGKGKKDLNDGLNALTNAQQKVSTHIKHEFSERDDDSKLTQSANGQNSVLEGGDEVKSGKPDRDDAKSCTNELKIPNFDVEVSKNADIENHSISGFCSTSNDIKSDKDVNVDKSKITEHMSLSENGFSSSVNCEAQQKAELKGSKFSSMQLDAAEKCTSNAVEASTSAVGEADPNVKVKFDLNEGFSSDDGKYGESVNSVFSLSAAVHMMKSIPFSASSVPSGHPASITVAAAAKGPFVHPEDLMKIKGELGWKGSAATSAFRPAEPRKSFETQVGSTNVPYTDISTNKHGRILLDFDLNVPDERVLEELASRDCALAVNLTTDLASKHGTLLNEGPGSLLLRGSGGLDLDLNRADEANDNAHCSISSYHRGENSIAHIKQFVGLPTGDIQRDFDLNDGPVVDNTSADQFSSSKKVKGGLPSQLPSAGCRINSPGLGSFSSWFPPGNTYSTVAIPSALPDRVDQPFPVFPPGASQRTFGPIGLAPFTPELYRGSVLSSSPAVPFSSSHFQFPVFPFGTTFPLPSANFSVGANSSADSSSGARLFAPPVNPQFLGPVGSMTSHFQRPYLVNLPDNGSNGVLENDRKWGKPGLDLNAGPGIVESEVREESSAQHSVAISQAVADEQARMLSVSSGISKRKDPEGGWDNESVRYKQFSWQ
- the LOC140991530 gene encoding uncharacterized protein isoform X1; amino-acid sequence: MRSVLPAATEAVGGYHLSSLASSVTASTTVNSFCKDDRRISVGDCALFKPSQDSPPFIGLIRCLALSEENNLHLGVNWLYRPAELKLGKGSLLDAAPNEIFYSFHKDEIPAASLLHPCKVAFLPRGIELPTGTSSFVCRRVYDIANKCLWWLTDQDYINERQEEIDQLLYKTRTEMHGTLQPGDRSPKQINSPSSTAQLKPGCDSGQNSGASIPSQVKGKKRERGDHVTDPVKRERSLRLDDSESVQCKYGTNLKSEIARITEKGGVTHLDGVEKLIQLMQSSRMDRNKDLLGRSMLAGVVAATDKADCLDGFIQLRGLPVLDEWLQDIHRGKIGDGYNLKDGDKFVEEFLLVLLRALDKLPVNLLALQMCNIGKSVNHLRSHKNLEIQKKARSLVDTWKKRVEAEMNSIDTKSGSAQTISVWPSKSRLPEASQSGSRTPSGSDVAMKSSVTQSSISKTTSARSSHGESNVKSATSSPEPLKSSSSPASGKESQPRVSVGGTPDVPVIREDRSSSSNQSNNCSQSFSGKEDGKSSAAGLTTVSKISGGTAHNRKISGFSVASVSGSQKEISFSRVSSAHKSLVSEKSQSASTCERVLESPIAEGSIHKLIVKIPNRVRSPPHGVNGESLEDPTFLGSRASSTVLLDKDEQFDRTSKDKNDAYRSNVASDMNQESWQHSKFKGLVTGSGEVAGSPSALPDEEQSMSTKDSPTNHLKSSKLHESSFSPMNALIESCVKYSAGNSSLSHEDEVGMNLLASVATREMSISDLVSPTDSTEMSTPAVEENGVVDEAKSKSSLEKHGSAIQSEFCTDAECDDKNQAALDSNSLSHDNMHLLKKLSIKFPGDIQCPSSRSSEDILAGEGNNHLDSSSTDFRKSADTEWETCDNSNEKTATTSLTPPLSIDKLRDDQCNGEIHEEKVNFSNAGTNSILNCKSEENIAMETGEKAGIGVEEGKLTHDITESKRLCEGKGKKDLNDGLNALTNAQQKVSTHIKHEFSERDDDSKLTQSANGQNSVLEGGDEVKSGKPDRDDAKSCTNELKIPNFDVEVSKNADIENHSISGFCSTSNDIKSDKDVNVDKSKITEHMSLSENGFSSSVNCEAQQKAELKGSKFSSMQLDAAEKCTSNAVEASTSAVGEADPNVKVKFDLNEGFSSDDGKYGESVNSVFSLSAAVHMMKSIPFSASSVPSGHPASITVAAAAKGPFVHPEDLMKIKGELGWKGSAATSAFRPAEPRKSFETQVGSTNVPYTDISTNKHGRILLDFDLNVPDERVLEELASRDCALAVNLTTDLASKHGTLLNEGPGSLLLRGSGGLDLDLNRADEANDNAHCSISSYHRGENSIAHIKQFVGLPTGDIQRDFDLNDGPVVDNTSADQFSSSKKVKGGLPSQLPSAGCRINSPGLGSFSSWFPPGNTYSTVAIPSALPDRVDQPFPVFPPGASQRTFGPIGLAPFTPELYRGSVLSSSPAVPFSSSHFQFPVFPFGTTFPLPSANFSVGANSSADSSSGARLFAPPVNPQFLGPVGSMTSHFQRPYLVNLPDNGSNGVLENDRKWGKPGLDLNAGPGIVESEVREESSAQHSVAISQAVADEQARMLSVSSGISKRKDPEGGWDNESVRYKQFSWQ